The DNA window CATTACTACCGTCACGGGACGCACATCCCCGGCGAATTTGACATCTGGGCAGACTTCCAGCAAAACAAACCCGAACGAAAAAAAGGTTCGGGATCAGGCTGCATTGGATCCCCGGATGAAATACGCGCTCACCTCGAATCAATGGAAGAAATCGGCGTCGATCAGGTCGTCTTCCTCCAACAAGCTGGCAACAACAGACACGATCATATATGCGAATCCCTCGAATGTTTCGCACAAAATGTATTACCCGACTTCAAAACGCGACACGAAATATACGCCGCACAAAAAGCAGAACGCCTCGGTCCCGCTATCGAAAAAGCACTCTCTAAAATTCCACCAATAGACAAACCCAAATCCACACCCTTCGAAGCCTATCCGCTCTTAAAATCACCTGACGAAAAGCAAGAAGACCTCGAAATTGTGGAATCCGTTGCGGGGAAAAAGTCCTCATAATCCGACGTTAATCCAAATCCCCAATAGCCTCGCGCACCGCTTCTATTGTATCTTCGATATCCGCCTCTGTATGTGCCAGGGAGAGAAACATCGGATGCGAGGGATGCAAGTAATACCCCCGCGCAAGACATCCCCGCAGCATCTCCATGCAGCGCTCGCGGTCAGAATCGTCTATGACGGGACGCGGCATGGGCCCAACGCCAATGAGATGATAACTCAACCCTGCTGCTTTGCAAACCGCGTTGATACCTTCGATCAATCGGCTTCCAATTTTCCATTGATAGGCAATGCCATCCCGCCTCTGAAGTTCCCCTATCACGACCTCCATTGCCGTCAAACTGAGCGGGTCCCCGTGCGCGGTAGCTGTCATCCACACCGACTGGCACGCTTTTGACCCCAGAATCTCGCGCTTCCCGGCAATAAAACTTCCCGCATACCCATTGCAACACGCTTTGCCAAACGTCGCAATATCGGGTACAACCCCATAATATTCCCCCGCGCCGCCCATTGCCACGCGAAACCCTACCTTTGTCTCGTCAAACACGCAGACCGCGCCGTATTCATGTGCCAGATCCACACACCCTTGCAAAAATCCATCCGGCGGGCCGCTCCCCTGAATCGTCTCCATCACCACACACGCCACCTGATTGTCATACTTCTTCAAACCCGATTCCAGAGCGTCTAAATCGCCGTAGGGAACCGCACAGGTCAGTTCACTGACGGATTTCGGGACACCCTCATCGTCCGGACGCGCCCAATCGTGCCAGCCGTGATACCCACACGTAATCACTCTATCGCGACCCGTATATACCCGCGCCAGGCGCACCGCGCTGGAAGTCGCTGCACTGCCCCCAATAAAAAAACCCACCATCTCCGCACATGGAATCACTTCAATGAGCAATTCTGCAACCGCCAACTCCCTGGGATACGCCAGACTGTACACTGTGCCATTCGCCACCTGATCCTGTATTGCACGGCACACAGCAGGATCATCATACCCCAGAACAATCGGCCCGAAACCCATTACATAATCCAAAAACTCATTGCCATCCACATCCCAAAATCGCGCTCCCGCTGCGCGCTGTACAAATGCGGGATAGCCCATATCGACCTGGCCAAAAATATTCTTATGCGGAATGTACCCGCGAACCAGAACATCGCCATAGCGATTCAGCAGAGCCTTTGACTTTGCAATGGTATAATTCTTTTTTGACATTTCGACCTCCTCCGCGCGTAAATTGAACCTCTTTTTCTAACAAATGAACTTCTCACACAGACACAAGCACAAAATAGACTGCTTCTGCGCTCCTATTGTACTTGCCCCCCGCCTTTTCTTATCTTATCCTATTTTGATAGGATCGTCCTCACTTCTAACCGGAGAATTTATGCCACGCGAACTCATAGCAGACCGGCCGGGACACACGACACTGCGAGAATACAATGAAGAACCTTTAAATCGAGATCAGGTACGTGCAAAAAGCTTGTATTCAGCGGTAAAACACGGCACGGAGTTCCGGGGTTTCCAGGCCAATACACTCGATGCGTCCGATATTTTTAGCTGGGAATGGCGCATGCACCTGCGCGGACAAAAACAGAAAGACGCGTTTCCCAAACGGTTGGGCAATATGTATGTCGCCGAAGTGACAGATGTGGGACAAGACGTGTCAAATATTCGGGTGGGAGATCGGATTTTTGGTCACGCTCCCGTTCGAGAGACGCATACACTTTCGGCGGATCGCGTTGAAAAAGCACCGGATGGCGTCTCGTGGCAGGCTCTAATGGCTACAGACCCCGCAGGCGTTGCCCTTGGAGGCGTCAGAGATGCCAATATCCGCATTGGGGATCGCGTCGCAGTCTTTGGTCTGGGGGCGATTGGATTGATGACCGTACAACTCGCCCGCATCGCCGGCGCGCGCTGGGTCGCGGCAATTGATCCCATTGAAAAGCGATGCCTGATTTCCGAAGCCTACGGTGCAGACCTCGTCCTGGACCCGCGCGAAGCCGATGTCGGCATGGTCATTAAACAAGCCACCGCAAAACTCGGCGTCGATGTATCTATGGAAACCAGCGGATCGTCCGCTGCAATGACCGATGCACTGCGTTCAACGCGCTATCAGGGCACGGTTGTATCCACAGCCTATTACAATGCCCCCATGCAAAGCCTGCATTTGACCGGCGAATGGCATCGCAATCGGATTCGCATTATATCCGTGAGATCCGACAGCGAACCCTGGCTGGATTACGGGTGGGACAAAAAGCGCGGAAATAAAGAAGCCTACGACCTCCTCGTCGAAGGCCGCCTAAACGCCGAAGGCTTAATTGATCCCATCGTGCCCCTTAACCATGTTGCCGAAGCCTATATGCAAATGAATGAACATCCCGAAACCGGGATTAAACTCGGTGTTGATCATTCTCTTGTCTAATTGCGAACAATAAGAAAGACGAAAAGTAATATTTCAAATCATACAAAATCACATGTATGGCTAACTACAAATTCACGGAATACTTTGAGCAAGAAGTCCTGCGTAAACGCCCCTACTTAAAAAAGGAATGGTGTATTCATGCCGTTGAAAATGCCGTTCGTTCAGAGCCTCAAGAACACAATAGATTTCGATTTTGGGCTCCAATAGACGATTTTGGTGACCGCTACTTGAGGGTCATTACACTCGAAGATAAAGTTACAATTCACAATGCCTTTCCAGATCGAGGATTCAAGCCATGAGACTTAACTATTACCCGGAAACGGATTCTCTATATATAGATCTCTCAGAGCGAACCAGTACTGATAGTCGAGAAATATCGGAAGGCATTATTCTCGACTATGATGCGGAGGGCCAGCTTGTTGGCATCGACATTGACCACGCCAGCAAGAAGGTTGAACTAAAAAAACTCACGCTCAGCAAGTTGCCTGGTACACTTGAAATGAGCAGTGTATAACACGACCCATGCAAAAAATCCAAACCATAGCGATATGTCTATCCATCCTGTTGACCACTACGGACCTGCTGGCGAATGAAGGCACAGTACAGCAAGTCTCGGGAGACCTCGTTTACGTCACGGGCATGAACGGTTTGGCTCCGTTGTGGTCAAATCTCACAGTGCAGAACGGACAGGAGGCAGGCGCGCAACTCGAAGTCATCAAAGAATTGCCAGAACTGGTCGTAACGAGAATTGTAGAGGCCAACGGAACAGCGGTAAATACCGGCGATGCAGTGGTACTGAGCAGCGCACAGTCAGGCGGATCAGCACGAAAATCCAAGCGGATTGTTTACGCTGCTCGCGTTGACGAAAATCCAAATGTAGATGG is part of the Gemmatimonadota bacterium genome and encodes:
- a CDS encoding aminotransferase class III-fold pyridoxal phosphate-dependent enzyme — translated: MSKKNYTIAKSKALLNRYGDVLVRGYIPHKNIFGQVDMGYPAFVQRAAGARFWDVDGNEFLDYVMGFGPIVLGYDDPAVCRAIQDQVANGTVYSLAYPRELAVAELLIEVIPCAEMVGFFIGGSAATSSAVRLARVYTGRDRVITCGYHGWHDWARPDDEGVPKSVSELTCAVPYGDLDALESGLKKYDNQVACVVMETIQGSGPPDGFLQGCVDLAHEYGAVCVFDETKVGFRVAMGGAGEYYGVVPDIATFGKACCNGYAGSFIAGKREILGSKACQSVWMTATAHGDPLSLTAMEVVIGELQRRDGIAYQWKIGSRLIEGINAVCKAAGLSYHLIGVGPMPRPVIDDSDRERCMEMLRGCLARGYYLHPSHPMFLSLAHTEADIEDTIEAVREAIGDLD
- a CDS encoding zinc-binding alcohol dehydrogenase, producing the protein MPRELIADRPGHTTLREYNEEPLNRDQVRAKSLYSAVKHGTEFRGFQANTLDASDIFSWEWRMHLRGQKQKDAFPKRLGNMYVAEVTDVGQDVSNIRVGDRIFGHAPVRETHTLSADRVEKAPDGVSWQALMATDPAGVALGGVRDANIRIGDRVAVFGLGAIGLMTVQLARIAGARWVAAIDPIEKRCLISEAYGADLVLDPREADVGMVIKQATAKLGVDVSMETSGSSAAMTDALRSTRYQGTVVSTAYYNAPMQSLHLTGEWHRNRIRIISVRSDSEPWLDYGWDKKRGNKEAYDLLVEGRLNAEGLIDPIVPLNHVAEAYMQMNEHPETGIKLGVDHSLV
- a CDS encoding DUF2283 domain-containing protein, giving the protein MRLNYYPETDSLYIDLSERTSTDSREISEGIILDYDAEGQLVGIDIDHASKKVELKKLTLSKLPGTLEMSSV